Within the Musa acuminata AAA Group cultivar baxijiao chromosome BXJ2-9, Cavendish_Baxijiao_AAA, whole genome shotgun sequence genome, the region gttgttAAACGAAAATGTTGAAATTGATACGTAGATTACTagcaaagatagaaaaaaaatatttttatttattaacaaCTATTTATtacttcgatagaggataagataaaaaaaatatttaaaatgatagAGGCATGTGCTTAGGAAATTTCTGAATGTCAAAAGAggtaaaatgattaatgttagtggtataaaaaaaaataaatgaagacctaaaaagatatcaatagaaattataaatatagatttaAGTACTTTTGATTACACATATAACcttttatgaatcttaatgatgaCAAAAGATGTATGCATCTGACCCAAATAATTAgggtttatgattttattattattatataattaatttaagtTGATAAAAACTCTAATTCTAATTAGTGTCATTTAAATACTAgtttgatgataaaaatattaagaacatGTGAGGTGCTTTTTCATTGTATATATATTTCAATTGAAACTAGGTGATTAACTTTTAgtttacgagagagagagagagagagagagagagagggatcttCCCTATGACCCGACGCACTCTTTTTTCCACTATCAATAAAACTCGAGGTTCTTAATCATGGATATTATGGTATCGTTAAATATGAAATCTTATTACTATCACTATCTAATTCGATGAGCTAacatatttattaatttgataaatCTAAAATCTAGTAACTCATTCAAGTTAATTGTAATAGACTAAACAAACAAATTTATATGAGACTAAAACATTGACACAATACTATTATAAAATGTGTCATGTTCGattcatgaaaataatttatgtttacagaaattaaaaaaaaatgcattcaGTGTACGAATATCCCATCAATATAGAGTTTAGGGAAGCTAAATGGATACAGCCTTATTCCTTAAAACAGGGAGACATTGGTCTCTGACTCATACCCAATATCCTTATTTAGAAATACATACTCTAATTCTTCCTAGATTTCACTTTATTATAATTCTCATCCCCTAAGCCttttatcatgatatgaagcCAATTATAAATGAAAAGACCCAAAATTTTGGGTTCACCATGCTGGTGGCTGAGTTGTGTGTGCACTGCACCATTTGCTCATCAGTTTCTTTTCTTTCAACTGTTGGATACATGGAGCAGAAGGAAGAATATGGAACACTATTTGTTACTCAAAGATTTATATGAAGACATAAAACTCATGTATAGATCCGATAAGCTCATTTATGATGGCCCATGTAATCGTAGACAAAGTTCTGGGACAATCCAAACCCAGAATGCAGGGAGTTCTTCAGAAGATAGATAAACAGACATATGATCATTAAATCAGAAGAAACAATCCCTGCATATGCAGTTCAATGTGCATGGACAACAAGATCAACAAATTTGCAGCGCGGATAAGGGCTGCTTTACAGGAAGCCGGTCATGAAAACACCAGTGATTTACTGGATCAAGGGAATCCATCTCAATTCTAGGTCAAGCTCTCCACATTCTACATTTTGTAGCTTTAGTGACACCTCTTGTTTGACCTTTCCATCAACAACATTGATGACGCTATCTCTGATGAGGGCATTGTCATTTGACAGCAGCCACTTCCCAATTTGCATGTCGGAAAGCAAGTCGGGGTCGCCAAATGCTGTAGCAGATGTGATCATCGGTTGGAGATCCACCTCAGCTTCACCCATTATGTCATCGGAAGAGATAAGGTCGTGATCATATACTTGCTGCTTGTGGAACAAAAGTTGAAAATGTCATTTGGGTTTTAAAAGAATTGACATAACATAATTTAATAAAAGGGCCCGAAATCATCCATATTCTTGATTTTTCTGAAGACTACTCGATCTGGATTTTGTTCTGGGAACTCAAAAATGTATATTCCATGGTGTAAGTTTATTGAGTGACTATGAGCATAAGACTATCTTAGTCTAGCAGTGGATCATATGTTGAAACATGTGAGTATGAAGTTGTGAAACGAAAGCAATATTTCTTAAACTCCAGTTATAACCATCTATTACTGAGTAATTCTTGGTTTGAAAAGATGGAGCACAGTCTATGTGACACGACATGTAACTGAAGCAGAAACAATTGGTCCATAACTCACCACTTTCAGGGCTCCATAGTTTTGAGGAACTGATAACTTAAGCTCCTCATTCCAAACTGGATTCAGGTTGCTCTTAATAACAGCTGTCTGAGCCTTCTGCAGAAATCCATCATATAGTAAAACAAATTACACTCTTATGAAGAAACATAGCATTTACAAAGGCAAAAATTCATGCTGAAAGAGAAAACTCACCTGCTGTCCAAGAATTAAAACAACATAGGGATCACTAGTTAGCATATCTCTAACTGCTAAATTAGTTCCTCTTATCACTTTAACGTTCAGTATGCCAATGAATTCTACCATCCCTGCCTGAGACTAATCCAAGACCATGTTGTCagagtaatttagacaaaagtattatcatttgttttttcttttatgtaGCATTCTTACAATACTCGTTGAACTTTCTGAAGGAGAAATACTGTCAGTATCCTTTCCAGAATCACAGGACGTGAAAGACCCTTTTGAAGAAACAATACGTAGGCTTGGTTTCAAAAATTCTTGCAACTGATACTTCGACCTGTAACTCATAACAAGGGGCTTTTCATGAAGAACCATTCACTTATGTGAGAGAAACCTCAAACAATGACATCATAATATCAAATACCTAATGAATTTTGTTCTTTCCTGATGACTGGAGTCCGGTTTAGGCTTGGAAAATCCCTTAGGAAGAAAAGCCTCATATATTGCATTGGCATAAGAGTTTCCACCAACCTCTATCATAGAGTTGATTTCCTCGTCAGACCATTCATCTAATGTCACTGACAGAACCTAAACAACAATCATGACAGAATGGAAGAATTATCAATGGAACTCTAAGAAACAAAAAGCAAATAgcattcatcttgacgaaatagttAAGATGCACTGCTATTTTGGAGCACTTTTAATTGTCTGATTGGAAAAGAGCAAAATCAAATGACATATTTGAAGTTGTACATACTACGATTTGGTTTAACTCGTAAGTTTATAGATTAAATGAATGGAATTTCACCAATAAAAAGACCATCATGCAAGACTTAGATGCGTCATTTTTGAAAGCTCAATTATCTTGCCAGTTCTCCTTAagacttttaaaattttatgcatGGAATTTGAAGGCCTAACTATCAGTAAAGTATGTATGTTTAAGCACTACCTTTGAAATATGAGTGCCAAGGCTTCTGTGCACACCACTAcattttaagcatataaataccccgaTATTGGCTGACCTGCAAAGACAAGGAAAGGGCCATTAAAAACTGTATCTCCTCATGTGCACAGCACAATAATATGTCTATGAAGCTGAAAAGCGAACAAGCAAATATGggctttaaattttttttttttaattctttcctTATGAGATATACTGAAAATTTTGAAGTTCTGAAACCCATAAACCAACAAAAGCtaatttaggaaaaaaaaaatatggaTCTAAAGTAAATGTGCTGGCTTGATGTGTGTAATTTGTACAATATATAAGAACTTACGCCCACTTCGGATCTGTGGCACCACAATCAGCACAGTTGCGGTTGTCACTTTTAAGCAACAAATCCTTCAATTTTCTTATATTACCTGCTAGTAGGGCAAGGAAATTTAAATTAGTCCTTCCATGTACCATACAACCAACTAAAGACTAGAGCATACTGTTAAAATAAAATATCTCAAAAATTGAAGTATAAAGTCATTTGGCTCATGGCGAAAGCCTGTATGCATAATTCAATATATTTAGATATATAAAATTGTCATAAGTAGTATGCTTATTCATGCAAATAAATATTTCTCATTCAATTCAAGCTTCAAAATGCTTATGCTTTTGTACGTAGTATTTCTGCATATATTTGAGCAATGATGTCCAGACAAAGTTAGAAATAACAAAGAcactgacatccatttgaaaacaTAGTAAATTTGGTGCCTAATTAAGCAAACTGATACAGGATAACAGATATGGCAAAATTATTCAAACGTATTTAGAGAGAAGTTGACAAGATGTATTGTGGCCATATGATGGCTAACTGTCCTCCCAAACATCACATAACAACAATTCAGCTTAATTTACTATCTGGTTTGGAACCAAAATGTGCCTTTAGACAAAGCAAAACGTTGCCTATACAGCATATGTCCATGACAAAATGATGATTACACAATCAGAAATTCTCtgaaaaaaattaatgatgaaaAAGAACTCACTGGTCATATTTGTGTCCACAAATCTTGATCAATGAAGTTGTCTTGACATACGTTCCCAAGTCACTGGGAAAGAGTGATTTAGATAAATAGGAAACACAAGTCAATTTTAATAATACTACATAATCACGAATGTAATCTTAAGGAATTAACTACCTGAACCACAATGATGGATGGAAATCAAAGCATAATTACGTACTGTTAGAACATTTACTTTCCAGGAATCTGGGGTAACCAAAGTGGCAGTAGATGGAACCTTTCTCAACAGATACATCTCTGTAGTCTTTGTAAAGTAATTATAAGAAAGTTCAAAGAGTTTATGCTAATTGCAAGCAAACTGAAGTAAAATGGTTGGTTTTTAACATGCATCAAGCTGTAGCAAACAACCAGAGCTAAATGGAAGATAACCTGTTCTGTAACAAGAGAGTTGATCAGCCTATATATAAGCATAATAAACAATCCTAATTCCTTAATCATTCTTAAGCAATCTAACATTACACCGTTATAGGCCTCGCAATTTTCGTATAAATGGTAAGTAATTGGAATATCCTTATTGCATGTTACAAGCCAAAAGAATTTATTACAGAAATTGGAGAAAACTGACAAAAGATTATACAGACCGAAGCAAGAACAAGACGAGGATTTATGAGGGACAAGAACCATCAAAAGCCCAAACGACCAACATTCACAATATATGGGAAAACATAGATCTCCGTAGCTAAATAAAATGCTTTTCTTGTTCAAGCTACAACCAAAAATAAAGGGGCGAATGCCGTCGAAATTAGAAATGAAGCAACGAGGCAAAAATCAGAACTCCAAAAGCGAATAATTTTGTTAAGAACAACGCATCACGGATGCAATCCAACCGAAAGATTCATTCTTTGTGAAACAACGACGGAACTCAGCTCCAAGAATCGATCGAGAGACCAACGGGGAAAATGAAAGCATCGGAATCCATTCGAATCGGAAAAGAATGAACCAAGTGCCACCGAGGAATCGGAGGCGACAAAAGATCTTTGTCTCTCACCAGAGAATTCGAAGACGAACTGAACCAACGCGAGCTCCGAAAAAGCTGATGAGATTTTCGGAAACTCTCCGTGTATTAATTCTTGCGCCGtgggaaaagaacaaaaaagttTCTCCACCCTTGCTACTCGTCATAATTCCACCCACCTCTCCATTGGAAACAATACCCTCGGTGGGTCCCACGAATATCCAGAAACTACCTCCAGTTATAAGACGGGTAGATGTTCGTGTAAGCGAGAAAGAAATCGGACTCTTTTACAAATAATTCcttagtaattttttatttttattttcttttcgtgGGAAGAGAATTACCTATTAATGGATTTGTAATTTTGGAAGTAACCTACGGAGCAGTTTTATTTGCCCTCAAGTCTCGGAGCATTATACCGAAAGATGATCGCCTATAAATGCCCGACGAGGTGTTCGTTACACCCGGAGCTGGAAATGGAGTCTCAGATCCCGCCATTTCTTGGAGGGAAACGAAGGAGCAGGAGCCGTCGATTCCATCGGTAATTCCTCCATCCATTTCGTGTTGTGAATTCGAAACAGCTTCAACTCATCAAACCCTCTTTCTGATCGTCTTCGATGCAGAGTAGCATCGGGTCTATGTTAGGGTTGATGACTTGATGTGGTAGATTGTCGTATTGGTCGATTTCTATGAACTATTTGCTTATGATCTTGTTAAAGATGCGGTGATAACGATGTAGAAATCATTGTAATCATCGTTTTTGGTCTTTCTTGTTTTGTTTCTGCTCCTTGGAGATTTTGGTCAAGTGTTATACATTCAGTGGCTGATATATTTAGTGAGATGATATGGAAAATATAGATAGCAATTCAGGGTCTAATTGCTTTGATGAGACCGATATCCATGATGTCCGAATCTGTGAAGATATCTGAATTTCTATAGAGATTAAAGTAGGATCACTTATTAGTACTTTTGGGGGCAGTAACTCATATCGATAATGCACTTTTTAGTCGTCTGACCAACATGTAGGGCTTGGTTCTCATTTTTATGCCGAGTAATCATCTTGGAGAGACAGCCTAACAAGATCCTCTGATGCCTAAATTAGGTTACTAGTTTGAAAAATACAGAACAATAAATGAAAAGTAAAGGCAAATCAAATAAGGTCATTCGGAGAGAAAAAAATGATTTAATACGTTCCCTGGACGACCCATTTATATATCTTGCACAATCATAGGACAGATCTAATGGGCTGATAATGATAATTACCATCCAAGCGAAGTTAGCCCGTGTAATAAGTTGACTGGACCAACATTAATGATTGAGATGGATAGGAGAGTGGCCCATTAATGTTGTTGTTAATTCTGCTTTGTGACACTTCAAATTTTTATCAATGCCATTACATTTAATTGTTCAAGTCAGTCTTAATTTCAACCATTTCTCACTTTTCTTTTGTTTCCTAGAGCACATCCTTATTGACGTCATCTCTCTCATTCACTTCTCATGTGCTGTATATTAATTAAAAAGGTCTTCTCTATTGTTTGTTAAACCTATGTTTAAACTTGTGAAACAAGGATTCCTAATTCTCTTGAGATAAAACTTTAAATTGTATTTCCAGTAATCTCATTGCTGGGTTTGCATTGCCAGTCTCTAATCTCTTACTTGCAATTGGGTAATGATCTtaacacaaaagaagaagaaatggcTTTTGCATATGCATACACAAACTCTTTTTAGCTTAAGCTTCTGTTGGCACATTTTTTAAATGATATTTAAGAGTCTCATTCATCAGAAACTTCTCCTTGCCATTTTTTAATTTAAGATTGTAGTCCTTGAAGTCTTCAGTTGTAATATGTCGGATGATTGTTTTATCTGAACAGGTAGCAGGAAACTTTTAGTAATGGTGCACTGCCCACTTTGAAATCTCCTAGTAACCTGGTGGCCACCCACTACCtttttcctaaaaaaaaaataaaaattagagctTTGAATTGATGAGTATAAAAAGTTTGGAATCTAGTTGAGGACCTTATTGGATGTTTGCTGTTTTGCCAATGTTCTCTCCTTACAAACATTGGGATGATTAAGGAACACATCTTACTTAATTTGCTTATGTCAATTAATCAGTTCTCTTTAAAATACATTTCATAATGGCTGAGTCCTAGTAATTTTTGCAGAAAATGGTAATGATGGTCCTCAGCTTGATGTTTGATGAAAATACTTCCATGATGCCCTAGTGAACATTAGGCTAAATATTGCAAATTGCTCAGCAGTGTGGGATAATAAAATAACCTCTAGACTTTGGTTTGTAGGATAATAATATATCAGCATGATATGATTCAAGAAAGGGCAATATAAGAGCATAAGTTTTTCAAATGTTCAAATAATTGACAAATTCAAAAATATGAGACCAGAtacatatgaaataattttattaGTTTCATCTGGATATTCATGAGTTGTACTTGTAAGACACGAGGGATATAATCAACTATGACACTGACTAGAAATATTCTCCTCATGGTAGAATTTGTCACCTTGAAGTTGAAGTAAGCAGGTTTTGTATGATGAAAATAGTTGTCAGATTTGAGGTTTTGTTGCTCAAAATGGCATAGCTAAATCAACCAAAAACTATATTGTGAAAGCAATTATAATTGGCTATAAGATGATTTTTCATCAAAGTGTCCTGACATGGAAGCAGGCAAACATATCATGGAGGAATTAGTTGTAACTAGTGTTCCAGAAATTGGTAAACTCATGAGATACGTTAGGTATCCTTTTAAAGATagaaatcatcatttcttcagtACGTAGTATAGATAGTACTTCTTGGTAACTTTCTCCCGGTTTAATTCTAGTGCATCTGTCTATATGATAGACGTACTCCAAAATAGACATTGTCAACACAATCCCTATCATACCAAACAAATATAAGAGATTCCTAGGTTCCATCATTGGTTTCTTCTTCCATTAGTGTCATTATTCGATTCAAGAGTAAACTATGATCCCAGATGGTCTTTTGGCCTTGTGAACTTTCTTGATTAAAGTGATGTatctcaatgtgcctcttgttcaGAATCAGGTGTTATCTTTTAGCTTGGACAATTCCATTTTACCACTACAACCTATTGTGaggcttttgtatgaaaacaaCATCATTCACACCAATTCTGCGGGTGTATTTGTTTTGTAACCTGAAGGGGATATTATCAATCATTCACCATCCAACATGTGTCCTCCACGTGACATCTAggttaaaagaaagaaataagctaTCTCTCGTCGGACTACCCACGTGGACAAGGTCAGGCAATTGCAAGCTTTCTTACCCTTTTCACCCAAGTAGAGAAAAGACCAAGGAAATATTATTATAGGTAGTTGAGGGTTGCCTCCTCGTAGAATATTTCATAGAACAGTCTACCTCTTTATGACTAGGAATGCTTAAAGCTCATTTTAGTATAGTGAAAAAGGAGATCACTTTTGACCACTCATGACCACACACACGTACCTTAAGTTACTAACTTGTGCCTCGAAGGATCAAATCGGGAAACCTCTCCCGACCTCAGTTTTTATGTAAGTGATATGTCAGGATCTCAACGTTTCTACCTCAAAGACACCTTAGATAACCTTGTGCACATGGGCCTGAATTACGTTAGGCTGATTAGGACGTCAATGCTATCTTTCTGTAATACTTTTGGTGCTTGGAGGGCTCGATGTCACAGCAACACCCACCTGCTTATCCCCTCAACAAACGCTTAAGAAAAGAGGCTTTGCCCCTAACACATAGTACTTTCACCCAAGAGGGAGAACAGCCACCCTTTCTACCTATTGGTGCATCCACCTCGACACAAACACTTAGGAACCGACCTGCCTTCAAGAAGAGGATCAAGGACCAACTCGCCTTGAAGAGGATAACCGAgactaagaagaaaaagaagctcaTAAGGGAGACCATAGAGGCTCAAATGAGAGAATGAGCCTCACCCCCATTGTTAAGGAGGATTTATAAGGAGGGATCAACCTCTCTCCTCTCATATTAAAGATATATATCCCTTCGGATCGaatctaaaaatatattaattaataattaatgaAGGGGCATCTCGAAAAGTGCTAAAGTGATTAATGCTCGGAGATCACCTTGGAAAGTGCAAGAAAATTCACCATGGTAAGAGGCACAAGGCTAAATGTGCGTGAGTCAAGAAAACCCaacctatataaaaaaaaatcctccATGACCAAAGATACAAGACAAAATATACCTAAGATGCAAGAGTTAGGAAAACCTAAATTGCATAAGAAAAAACCCGCTATGATAGGAGGCACAAGGCAAAATGTGCCCAAGGTATGTGATTTGGGAAAAACTAACCCACGTAAGAAAAAAGGCAAAATGTGTccaagacacatgagttgggaaaacccaacCCACATGAGAAAAACCCATCACAGTAGGAGGCATAAGACAAAATGTATCTGAGGCatgtgagttaggaaaacccgaCCCGCATGAGAAAAACCTACCATAGCGGGAGGCACAAGGCAAAATGTGCATAAGGCGCGTGAGTTAGAAAAATTGGATCGGTGTGAGAAAAATCTATCATGATGAGAGATACAAAGCAAAATATACCCGAGacacatgagtcgagaaaactcgaTCCGCGTGAGAGGAAACCTGATATGACGAGAGGCACAAGGTAAAGTGTTCACCCAACACTCGGAGGTTTATCGATTTAAGGAGCAAGTCAAGCATAGGTCGGGCGTCCTTGACCCCCATCGATGTTCACCCAACACGCAAAGATTGGAACTAGAAGGTCGTCAATTTAAGGCGCTGGTCAAGCATCCCTAACCCCCATGGGTGTTCGCCCGATAAGTTGAGGTCAGGCGTCCCCAACCCTCGTCAATGCTCGCCCGATGTGTGGAGATCGGGCATCCCCAACCCTTGGAGATCGGTGCTCGGAGGTCATCAATTCAAGGCGTAGGTTGGATGTATAGAGGTTAGGCAACCTCGACTCCCACTAGTGATTTGCCCGACGTGTAAATGTCAGGCGTCTCCGACCCCTATCGacatgttgtcacggacaaagttttaaacaagatgtttgatgtaatacttatgtatgtccgtgtctttctttttgttcatgctttgcacaacatgtagaggaacggtcgatGGCTTAACAACCTCATTTTAGTTCGGTTTGGTggtctttttaggcttgtaaataaatattgtgtcatgtggacacttgtgagagatattcggtttatagtggaccattttaaccctttgttgtgcaactgttcagagcttgtaaagtctgtttgtaatttgtattgtctatgaggtgttttcggaaatgtttgcttgtggatcccgagtgaggtgctttctttaacccgttttctctttcgtaggtcctaagggaccatgggaggtttcggggagactgacctttgcggacggacacgcatgggtgccgcacgacttaggtaaaaccagctaagtccgtgacagatggtatcagagtgggataagcactcattaaaacacttgacatgcaaatgtgggggacctagcggggctgaattgagggtagtcagcacacgcgtcaccgtttgggggaaaacgggtatggaaatatagggaaaaggagtcgctcagaggagcaggcatttgagattgacattcagaggaatggccaacccttcgcacaacaGGTGCCACGAgaataagcaagcttggaagaatgtggagtg harbors:
- the LOC103998675 gene encoding ADP-ribosylation factor GTPase-activating protein AGD12-like isoform X1; protein product: MTTGNIRKLKDLLLKSDNRNCADCGATDPKWASANIGVFICLKCSGVHRSLGTHISKVLSVTLDEWSDEEINSMIEVGGNSYANAIYEAFLPKGFSKPKPDSSHQERTKFIRSKYQLQEFLKPSLRIVSSKGSFTSCDSGKDTDSISPSESSTSISQAGMVEFIGILNVKVIRGTNLAVRDMLTSDPYVVLILGQQKAQTAVIKSNLNPVWNEELKLSVPQNYGALKVQVYDHDLISSDDIMGEAEVDLQPMITSATAFGDPDLLSDMQIGKWLLSNDNALIRDSVINVVDGKVKQEVSLKLQNVECGELDLELRWIPLIQ
- the LOC103998675 gene encoding ADP-ribosylation factor GTPase-activating protein AGD12-like isoform X2, producing MTSNIRKLKDLLLKSDNRNCADCGATDPKWASANIGVFICLKCSGVHRSLGTHISKVLSVTLDEWSDEEINSMIEVGGNSYANAIYEAFLPKGFSKPKPDSSHQERTKFIRSKYQLQEFLKPSLRIVSSKGSFTSCDSGKDTDSISPSESSTSISQAGMVEFIGILNVKVIRGTNLAVRDMLTSDPYVVLILGQQKAQTAVIKSNLNPVWNEELKLSVPQNYGALKVQVYDHDLISSDDIMGEAEVDLQPMITSATAFGDPDLLSDMQIGKWLLSNDNALIRDSVINVVDGKVKQEVSLKLQNVECGELDLELRWIPLIQ